In one window of Kitasatospora sp. MMS16-BH015 DNA:
- a CDS encoding GNAT family N-acetyltransferase: MLRLIVPTTRLHTSWLDARAEFAGAHQDGAGLTPEDEVDTPEGFATWVDRLLRRGDTTLPPEEGRVHATHRWIVEGETYLGAIDLRHTLNDFLLEAGGHIGYSIRPTARRRGLATWALAQALPLARELGIDRVLLTCDPDNAPSARTIRANGGVLEDVRETSIGTKSRYWITL; encoded by the coding sequence ATGCTCCGACTGATCGTGCCCACCACCCGGTTGCACACCTCCTGGCTCGACGCCCGGGCCGAGTTCGCCGGGGCCCACCAGGACGGTGCGGGTCTCACCCCCGAGGACGAGGTGGACACTCCGGAGGGCTTCGCCACCTGGGTCGACCGCCTGCTCCGCCGGGGCGACACCACGCTCCCGCCCGAGGAGGGACGGGTCCACGCGACCCACCGGTGGATCGTCGAGGGCGAGACCTACCTGGGCGCGATCGACCTGCGCCACACCCTGAACGACTTCCTGCTCGAGGCCGGCGGCCACATCGGCTACAGCATCCGCCCCACGGCCCGCCGCCGCGGCCTGGCCACCTGGGCCCTGGCCCAGGCCCTCCCGCTCGCCCGCGAGCTCGGCATCGACCGCGTCCTGCTCACCTGCGACCCGGACAACGCCCCCTCGGCCCGCACCATCCGCGCCAACGGCGGCGTCCTGGAGGACGTCCGCGAGACCTCGATCGGCACCAAGTCCCGCTACTGGATCACCCTCTAG
- the dcd gene encoding dCTP deaminase, whose protein sequence is MLLSDKDIRTEIDKGRVKIDPFDPAMVQPSSIDVRLDRFFRVFENHRYPYIDPSQEQPDLTRLVEPEGDEAFILHPGEFVLASTYETVTLPEDIASRLEGKSSLGRLGLLTHSTAGFIDPGFSGHVTLELSNVATLPIKLFPGMKIGQLCLFRLSSPSEHPYGSERYGSRYQGQRGPTASRSYLNFHRSEV, encoded by the coding sequence GTGCTGCTCTCTGACAAGGACATCCGTACCGAGATCGACAAGGGACGGGTCAAGATCGACCCGTTCGACCCGGCCATGGTCCAGCCGTCGAGCATCGACGTCCGGCTCGACCGTTTCTTCCGGGTGTTCGAAAACCACCGGTACCCTTACATCGACCCTTCCCAGGAGCAGCCGGACCTCACCCGGCTGGTCGAGCCGGAGGGCGACGAGGCCTTCATCCTGCACCCGGGTGAGTTCGTGCTGGCCTCGACCTACGAGACCGTGACGCTGCCGGAGGACATCGCCTCCCGGCTGGAGGGCAAGTCGAGCCTGGGCCGGCTCGGCCTGCTGACGCACTCGACCGCCGGCTTCATCGACCCGGGGTTCAGCGGCCACGTCACCCTGGAGCTCTCCAACGTGGCGACCCTGCCGATCAAGCTCTTCCCGGGCATGAAGATCGGCCAGCTCTGCCTCTTCCGGCTCTCCTCGCCGTCCGAGCACCCGTACGGCTCCGAGCGGTACGGCTCCCGCTACCAGGGCCAGCGCGGCCCGACGGCCTCCCGCTCGTACCTCAACTTCCACCGCTCCGAGGTCTGA
- a CDS encoding metal-dependent hydrolase, producing MTTLPTTHVSFPAGAVTGESPVLAVHPLADGRYAVVTEATPFHPLDHTWPDQPADLGTLTVGGVAHPVVDCLTGAVGPEGGEPLVGADIPVRRGDEEWSWLVLHVLAADPGAVVGATATLAVDAERRGLLSASHSGCHLLALALNAALAPRWRKDPGRSDAFGHPDFDSLAMDTSVMDTEASTDTYRIGKSLKKKGFTVDAGEGFPALAEALPALTEDVNARLAAWVAADAPVRIEVPGPELTARRQWHCELPDGSAQIFCGGTHLHHLGELAELRTELRLSEDGSELVAVTRPKRA from the coding sequence ATGACCACCCTCCCCACCACCCACGTCAGCTTCCCCGCCGGGGCGGTGACCGGCGAGTCGCCGGTGCTGGCCGTCCACCCGCTGGCCGACGGCCGGTACGCCGTGGTCACCGAGGCCACCCCCTTCCACCCGCTCGACCACACCTGGCCCGACCAGCCGGCCGACCTCGGCACGCTGACCGTGGGCGGGGTCGCCCACCCGGTGGTGGACTGTCTGACCGGCGCGGTGGGCCCCGAGGGCGGCGAGCCGCTGGTCGGCGCCGACATCCCGGTGCGGCGCGGGGACGAGGAGTGGTCCTGGCTGGTGCTGCACGTGCTGGCCGCCGACCCGGGCGCCGTGGTCGGCGCCACGGCCACGCTCGCGGTGGACGCCGAGCGGCGCGGCCTGCTCTCCGCCTCGCACAGCGGCTGCCACCTGCTGGCGCTGGCCCTGAACGCCGCGCTCGCCCCGCGCTGGCGCAAGGACCCGGGCCGCTCGGACGCCTTCGGGCACCCGGATTTCGACAGCCTGGCGATGGACACCTCGGTGATGGACACCGAGGCCTCCACCGACACCTACCGGATCGGCAAGTCGCTGAAGAAGAAGGGCTTCACCGTGGACGCCGGCGAGGGCTTCCCCGCCCTGGCCGAGGCGCTCCCGGCGCTCACCGAGGACGTCAACGCCCGGCTGGCCGCCTGGGTGGCCGCCGACGCCCCGGTGCGGATCGAGGTGCCCGGCCCCGAGCTGACCGCCCGCCGCCAGTGGCACTGCGAGCTGCCGGACGGCTCGGCGCAGATCTTCTGCGGCGGCACCCACCTGCACCACCTGGGCGAGCTGGCCGAGCTCCGCACCGAGCTGCGGCTCTCCGAGGACGGCAGCGAGCTGGTCGCGGTGACCCGGCCGAAGCGGGCCTGA
- a CDS encoding Yip1 family protein: protein MGGQGYESGEPEYFTAPNDGYHPAAEQPGHTRAFPAGEYGGYETHGAPYEGYQEPGRAEEPYNVGVYRAGGQAAPRVGGPRLPWKALITGIYREPAKTFDRMREHQVWLPALTVSLLYGALAVLGIGITQSEVENSTFSTALVSILSGAVIFTLAGGMLGAVTYGLARQFGGDGPWRSTIGLAVLIGWTTDAPRLLLALFLPAGNVVVQAVGWATWIFCAVLLTTMVRRIHDLPWGKAAGAAAVQLLALLVLIKLPTLG from the coding sequence GTGGGTGGACAGGGATACGAGAGCGGTGAGCCCGAGTACTTCACCGCGCCGAACGACGGGTACCACCCGGCTGCCGAGCAGCCGGGGCACACCAGGGCGTTCCCGGCGGGGGAGTACGGCGGGTACGAGACGCACGGCGCGCCGTACGAGGGCTACCAGGAGCCCGGGCGGGCCGAGGAGCCGTACAACGTCGGGGTGTACCGGGCCGGTGGGCAGGCCGCGCCGCGGGTCGGCGGGCCGCGGCTGCCGTGGAAGGCGCTGATCACCGGGATCTACCGGGAGCCCGCGAAGACCTTCGACCGGATGCGCGAGCACCAGGTGTGGCTGCCCGCGCTGACCGTCTCGCTGCTCTACGGCGCGCTCGCCGTGCTGGGCATCGGCATCACCCAGAGCGAGGTCGAGAACTCGACCTTCTCCACCGCGCTGGTCTCGATCCTCTCCGGCGCGGTGATCTTCACCCTGGCCGGCGGGATGCTCGGGGCCGTCACCTACGGCCTGGCCCGGCAGTTCGGCGGGGACGGCCCCTGGCGCTCGACCATCGGGCTGGCCGTGCTGATCGGCTGGACCACGGACGCGCCCCGGCTGCTGCTCGCGCTCTTCCTGCCCGCCGGGAACGTGGTGGTGCAGGCCGTGGGCTGGGCCACCTGGATCTTCTGCGCGGTGCTGCTCACCACGATGGTGCGCCGGATCCACGACCTGCCCTGGGGAAAGGCCGCCGGTGCGGCCGCCGTCCAACTGCTCGCGCTGCTCGTGTTGATCAAGCTGCCCACGCTGGGCTGA
- a CDS encoding (Fe-S)-binding protein — protein sequence MQLAAILISLSTTVVGVALFARAIASIYKFIRLGQPVPKGARINDPVARTVTLIREFLGHTRMNKWGIVGVAHWAVAVGFYALILTLVGAFGQLFDADFEVPIVGDWVPYLVFQEVLGFVTFLGIAVLIVIRQLSLPNKSGRKSRFAGSNMGFAYFIEAVILIIGAAILTLRGIEGAQLGVDHYEASYLVSYPLVKLFSGMSIGALHNLLWVVATIKISVSFIWMITVSLNTDMGVAWHRFLGFPNIWFKREADGAVALGALQPMTSAGEPIDFEDPADDAVFGVSQVEHFSWKGILDFSTCTECGRCQSQCPAWNTGKPLSPKLLIMSLRDHAYAKAPYLLAGGGKSMEGEEQATAEQLKDVPAAALAEAERPLIGTAEENGVIDPDVLWSCTTCGACVEQCPVDIEHIDHIVDMRRYQVMIESSFPTEAGTMLKNLENKGNPWGMATKARLDWVKELKKETGIEVPVIGEDIDPAEVEYLYWVGCAGALEDRAKKTTKAFAELLHTAGVKFAILGKEETCTGDSPRRLGNEFLFQMLGAQNVETLNAALEDAPVKRIVATCPHCFNTIANEYPQLGGHFEVIHHTQLLQHLIDEGKLLPVNPVEGLITYHDPCYLGRHNKVYSPPREIMDKVPGLRQQEMHRHKERGFCCGAGGARMWMEERIGKRINTERVDEALSLNPDIVSTACPFCLVMLSDSVNGKKNEGAAKEHLKVVDVAQLLLDSVKAQPAAEPEAVDA from the coding sequence ATGCAGCTAGCAGCGATCCTCATCTCACTGAGCACGACCGTGGTCGGCGTGGCGCTGTTCGCTCGTGCGATCGCGTCGATCTACAAGTTCATCCGGCTGGGCCAGCCCGTGCCGAAGGGCGCGCGGATCAACGATCCGGTGGCCCGCACGGTGACCCTGATCCGGGAGTTCCTCGGGCACACCCGGATGAACAAGTGGGGCATCGTCGGCGTCGCCCACTGGGCCGTCGCCGTCGGCTTCTACGCCCTGATCCTCACCCTGGTCGGCGCGTTCGGCCAGCTCTTCGACGCGGACTTCGAGGTGCCGATCGTCGGTGACTGGGTGCCGTACCTGGTGTTCCAGGAGGTGCTCGGCTTCGTCACCTTCCTCGGTATCGCGGTGCTGATCGTGATCCGCCAGCTGAGCCTGCCGAACAAGTCGGGCCGCAAGTCCCGCTTCGCCGGCTCCAACATGGGCTTCGCGTACTTCATCGAAGCGGTCATCCTGATCATCGGCGCGGCGATCCTGACCCTGCGCGGCATCGAGGGCGCCCAGCTGGGGGTCGACCACTACGAGGCCTCGTACCTGGTCTCGTACCCGCTGGTGAAGCTGTTCTCCGGCATGAGCATCGGCGCCCTGCACAACCTGCTCTGGGTGGTCGCGACCATCAAGATCTCGGTCTCCTTCATCTGGATGATCACGGTCTCGCTGAACACCGACATGGGCGTGGCCTGGCACCGCTTCCTGGGCTTCCCGAACATCTGGTTCAAGCGTGAGGCCGACGGCGCGGTCGCGCTCGGCGCGCTGCAGCCGATGACCAGCGCCGGTGAGCCGATCGACTTCGAGGACCCGGCGGACGACGCCGTCTTCGGCGTCTCCCAGGTCGAGCACTTCTCCTGGAAGGGCATCCTCGACTTCTCCACCTGCACCGAGTGCGGCCGCTGCCAGTCGCAGTGCCCCGCCTGGAACACCGGCAAGCCGCTCTCGCCCAAGCTGCTGATCATGAGCCTGCGGGACCACGCCTACGCCAAGGCGCCGTACCTGCTGGCCGGCGGCGGCAAGTCCATGGAGGGCGAGGAGCAGGCCACCGCCGAGCAGCTCAAGGACGTCCCTGCGGCTGCGCTGGCCGAGGCCGAGCGCCCGCTGATCGGCACCGCCGAGGAGAACGGCGTCATCGACCCCGACGTGCTGTGGTCCTGCACCACCTGCGGCGCTTGCGTGGAGCAGTGCCCGGTGGACATCGAGCACATCGACCACATCGTCGACATGCGCCGCTACCAGGTGATGATCGAGAGCTCCTTCCCGACCGAGGCCGGGACGATGCTCAAGAACCTGGAGAACAAGGGCAACCCGTGGGGCATGGCCACCAAGGCCCGCCTCGACTGGGTCAAGGAGCTCAAGAAGGAGACCGGCATCGAGGTGCCGGTGATCGGTGAGGACATCGACCCGGCCGAGGTGGAGTACCTCTACTGGGTCGGCTGCGCCGGCGCCCTGGAGGACCGGGCCAAGAAGACCACCAAGGCCTTCGCGGAGCTGCTGCACACGGCGGGCGTCAAGTTCGCCATCCTCGGCAAGGAGGAGACCTGCACCGGTGACTCCCCGCGCCGCCTGGGCAACGAGTTCCTGTTCCAGATGCTCGGCGCGCAGAACGTCGAGACGCTGAACGCCGCCCTGGAGGACGCGCCGGTCAAGCGGATCGTCGCCACCTGCCCGCACTGCTTCAACACCATCGCCAACGAGTACCCGCAGCTCGGCGGGCACTTCGAGGTCATCCACCACACCCAGCTGCTCCAGCACCTGATCGACGAGGGCAAGCTGCTGCCGGTCAACCCGGTCGAGGGTCTGATCACCTACCACGACCCGTGCTACCTGGGCCGCCACAACAAGGTGTACAGCCCGCCGCGCGAGATCATGGACAAGGTGCCGGGCCTGCGCCAGCAGGAGATGCACCGCCACAAGGAGCGCGGCTTCTGCTGCGGCGCCGGCGGCGCCCGGATGTGGATGGAGGAGCGGATCGGCAAGCGCATCAACACCGAGCGCGTGGACGAGGCGCTGTCCCTCAACCCGGACATCGTCTCCACCGCCTGCCCGTTCTGCCTGGTGATGCTCTCCGACTCCGTCAACGGCAAGAAGAACGAGGGCGCGGCCAAGGAGCACCTGAAGGTGGTCGACGTGGCCCAGCTGCTGCTCGACTCGGTCAAGGCCCAGCCGGCCGCCGAGCCGGAGGCCGTGGACGCCTGA